One window from the genome of Palaemon carinicauda isolate YSFRI2023 chromosome 24, ASM3689809v2, whole genome shotgun sequence encodes:
- the LOC137617993 gene encoding putative leucine-rich repeat-containing protein DDB_G0290503, translating to MQYLVDQGETGRKEIATKCSPENHHGSKETQGRSVEEAKPFGWGRRLSSSSGRRDRVRQILDDYKKHDPNCMPISPETKISPKEFPYKWQAENPVCPTNTFQDKNRLKYPLWTGKPYQVGMPRTRPVVDIQKIPNRDHCAPKPYQVGMPRTRPVVDIQKIPNRDHCAPKPHTGGPKLENWQNCGAEPPKRNKNDLELRIQQLEIENARLVRREEAARRSCERLKSERRDVDHLHRRIAEQEAEIRRHEADKKAQAFRLEDKNKRVESMKNLICQLRAECRNKEESCELLQKEKADLECVVQRQAQRLKEIEYKNLTKPRANEFTLGLERKLELLKKENIEKEAIIAKKDEKIQMLENLNEYIRNIMLEYEKRIQQMTHQIQEDEQSKKWDQEMLLRSNDLQKRLLYMDCENRRLKNELQEKTRINIKKETELNDLKNQMENCRSKIRHKEKITVRLEEQLSSLKREIESLKRKLHRKETSQLSCGNWRPKRPIITEQELMQLEIQLNEAKSRIDALEEENFQLTTQKHNQGNPGLISEMRKKIVLLFRERDKKEMEIEDLKRIIERQRAEDLEKQSLVDDLEKEITLLKGRQEHADKDSGSLENFLREKDTQIAELYEKMDRLHAEIAEKTERIDNLEKLLEDREYFVEDNQKLIEKSKEVEEIRKQLEKGNENNVELKRQLADKELQIKILKQQLETQIGLLNKGELEHKIENLILENAEKSRQINILNEKNQLVVISLQRKNKNALKSLEKNKNKLKNLYRSYKEMELSKTQKEHLIDNLQDEIGRLGGEINDKDGNIARLEDEVADKEWRINHFEKLLETQAGEKDVNANLKEYIKGLEIRMEELNEEIQKLKGENREKDNEIEGLKEDNQLVVISLQNKIDEISEINKKVETMENIQDELNNQVEILEEQNAEHAREIERLQDENFDHEGRIESLARQVELLTGELDGKHSAMLKIESLKYDLEREREELLEEIERLRELNEDLERVNNDIKMENNDKDGDIAKLKDEVADKEWKINHIEKLLATQAGEKDINANLKEYINELEIKIKELNEEIQKLKGENREKDNEIEGLKEDNQLVVISLQNKIEENSEINKKVETMENIQDELNSQVEILEEQNAEHVREIERLQDENFEHEGRIESLARQVELLTGELDGKHSAMMKVESLKYDLEREREELLEEIERLQDLNEDLERINSDIKKENNDKDGDIAKLKDEVADKEWKINHIENLLDAQAGEKDVNENLKEYINNLEFKIEELNEDIQKLKEENREKDYEIEGLKDENQLVVISLQNHIDEISEINKKVETMENIQDELNNQVEILEEQNAEHVREIERLQDENFDHEGRIESLARQVELLTGELDGKHSAMLKIESLKYDLEREREELLKEIERLRELNEDLERINSDIKKENNDKDGDIEKLKDEVADKEWKINHIENLLDAQAVEKDINANLKEYINELEIKIKELSEDIMKLKEENREKDNEIGLKYDLERERNELLEEIGRLQDLNEDLEWVNYQKKYEVERLQRGKSQLESEIFTLRNEIQIVINEKDKHENLVAVVEIQKNELESEIRHLNKQIEKLEWQRDDNRDVMEFLEGEIRKQKYEIVGLERARNELADDVFRLEQENKIKEQRLKEYSEKIEILEMEQEEMEITIVNLRSEIQININEKNNILVEVELQKNELESKISYLNGQIEKLEWQRDENRDVMEFLEGEIRKQKYEIVGLERARNELADEVYWLEQENKIKEQRLKEFSEKMEDNEREINHLKEMNEMLNDNFQMMENMNGDGNGCSELQNKVIELQMDVQILTEMKMEKIKENDRIRGQLEERDSKIERLKNKISELKEEIEILKNEGYGY from the coding sequence ATGCAGTATCTAGTGGACCAGGGTGAAACTGGGAGGAAAGAAATCGCAACGAAATGTTCCCCCGAAAACCACCACGGTTCAAAAGAAACACAGGGACGGTCGGTGGAGGAAGCAAAACCTTTCGGGTGGGGAAGAAGGTTGTCGTCATCATCTGGGAGGCGAGACAGGGTCCGACAAATTTTGGATGACTATAAAAAACATGACCCTAATTGCATGCCCATATCACCTGAAACTAAAATAAGCCCAAAAGAATTTCCATATAAGTGGCAAGCAGAAAACCCCGTTTGTCCAACAAACACGTTCCAGGATAAAAACAGATTGAAATATCCGCTGTGGACTGGAAAACCATATCAAGTCGGAATGCCTCGAACTAGACCTGTAGTGGATATTCAAAAGATCCCAAACAGGGATCACTGTGCTCCCAAGCCATATCAAGTCGGAATGCCTCGAACTAGACCTGTAGTGGATATTCAAAAGATCCCAAACAGGGATCACTGTGCTCCCAAGCCACATACCGGAGGGCCAAAGCTCGAAAATTGGCAAAATTGTGGGGCAGAACCACCAAAACGTAACAAAAACGACCTAGAACTACGAATACAACAGCTTGAAATAGAAAATGCAAGACTTGTACGCAGAGAAGAGGCAGCGCGACGTTCATGCGAGAGACTTAAATCGGAGAGAAGAGATGTGGATCATCTACATCGGAGAATTGCCGAACAAGAGGCAGAAATCAGAAGACATGAAGCGGACAAGAAAGCCCAAGCTTTCCGACTAGAAGACAAAAACAAGAGGGTGGAAAGCATGAAAAACTTAATTTGCCAACTTCGAGCTGAATGTAGAAATAAGGAAGAAAGTTGTGaattattacaaaaagaaaaagcCGACTTGGAATGTGTTGTCCAACGTCAGGCTCAAAGATTAAAAGAAATTGAATACAAGAATCTCACAAAACCAAGGGCAAACGAGTTTACATTAGGTCTTGAAAGAAAATTAGAGCTCTTGAAGAAGGAAAATATAGAAAAGGAAGCCATAATTGCTAAGAAGGATGAGAAAATTCAAATGCTCGAAAATTTAAATGAGTACATCAGAAATATAATGCTGGAATATGAAAAACGCATACAACAAATGACGCATCAAATACAGGAAGATGAACAATCAAAAAAGTGGGACCAAGAGATGCTTTTGCGTAGTAATGATCTGCAAAAACGGTTACTCTACATGGACTGTGAAAATCGGAGACTGAAGAACGAGTTGCAGGAAAAGACAAGgatcaatattaaaaaagaaactgAATTGAATGACTTGAAAAACCAGATGGAAAACTGCAGAAGTAAGATAAGGCATAAAGAGAAGATCACTGTACGCCTAGAGGAACAATTGTCGAGTTTAAAAAGGGAAATTGAATCCCTTAAAAGAAAATTGCACAGGAAAGAAACAAGCCAGCTAAGCTGCGGAAATTGGAGGCCTAAAAGGCCTATCATAACAGAGCAGGAACTCATGCAATTAGAAATTCAGTTGAATGAAGCAAAATCGCGCATTGATGCCTTAGAAGAAGAAAATTTCCAATTAACAACGCAAAAGCACAACCAGGGAAACCCCGGACTTATCAGCGAAATGAGGAAGAAAATCGTATTGTTATTTAGGGAGAGAGacaaaaaggaaatggaaattgaAGATTTGAAACGTATCATTGAAAGGCAGCGTGCAGAAGACTTGGAAAAACAATCGCTGGTGGATGatttagaaaaagaaataacacttcttAAAGGTAGACAGGAACACGCCGACAAGGACTCTGGAAGCCTAGAAAACTTCCTTAGAGAAAAGGACACCCAAATTGCTGAGCTTTACGAAAAGATGGATCGACTTCACGCTGAAATCGCTGAAAAGACAGAAAGAATCGACAATTTGGAAAAACTATTGGAAGATAGGGAATACTTCGTGGAGGACAACCAAAAACTGATTGAAAAATCAAAGGAAGTGGAAGAAATCAGGAAGCAAttggaaaaaggaaatgaaaacaatGTTGAATTAAAGAGGCAGCTTGCTGACAAAGAATTGCAGATAAAAATCCTTAAGCAGCAACTGGAAACTCAAATAGGCTTACTTAACAAGGGTGAACTTGAACATAAAATTGAAAATCTCATTCTTGAAAATGCGGAAAAAAGTCGTCAAATCAACATACTAAATGAGAAGAATCAACTTGTGGTTATCAGcttacaaaggaaaaataaaaatgctctTAAAagcttagaaaaaaacaaaaataaactaaagaaCTTGTACAGATCATACAAAGAAATGGAACTCTCCAAGACTCAAAAGGAACACTTGATAGATAATCTTCAAGATGAAATAGGGAGGTTGGGAGGAGAAATCAATGATAAAGACGGTAACATTGCAAGGCtagaggatgaggttgcagacaagGAATGGAGAATCAATCACTTTGAAAAACTACTGGAAACTCAAGCCGGCGAAAAGGATGTTAACGCAAACTTGAAAGAATATATCAAAGGATTGGAAATTAGAATGGAAGAGTTGAATGAAGAGATACAGAAACTCAAAGGAGAAAATAGGGAAAAGGACAATGAAATAGAAGGGCTAAAAGAAGACAATCAATTGGTGGTCATCAGTTTGCAAAACAAAATTGATGAAATCAGCGAGATTAATAAAAAGGTGGAGACAATGGAGAATATCCAAGATGAGTTAAATAATCAAGTAGAGATCCTCGAAGAACAAAATGCTGAACATGCTAGAGAGATAGAAAGATTACAAGACGAGAACTTTGATCACGAAGGTCGAATTGAAAGTTTGGCAAGACAAGTGGAACTTCTCACAGGGGAACTGGATGGCAAGCATTCAGCTATGTTGAAAATAGAAAGCCTAAAATATGATTTAGAGAGGGAAAGGGAGGAACTTTTAGAGGAAATAGAGAGACTCCGAGAGCTGAATGAGGACCTAGAGAGGGTAAATAACGACATTAAAATGGAAAACAATGATAAAGATGGAGACATTGCAAAGCTAAAGGACGAAGTTGCCGATAAAGAATGGAAAATCAATCACATTGAAAAACTGCTGGCAACTCAGGCAGGCGAAAAGGATATTAACGCAAACTTGAAAGAATATATAAATGAACTGGAAATTAAAATCAAGGAATTGAATGAAGAGATACAGAAACTCAAAGGAGAAAATAGGGAAAAGGACAATGAAATAGAAGGGCTAAAAGAAGACAATCAATTGGTGGTCATCAGTTTGCAAAACAAAATTGAAGAAAACAGCGAGATTAATAAAAAGGTGGAGACAATGGAGAATATACAAGATGAGTTAAATAGTCAAGTAGAGATCCTCGAAGAACAAAATGCTGAACATGTTAGAGAGATAGAAAGATTACAAGACGAGAACTTTGAACACGAAGGTCGAATTGAAAGTTTGGCAAGACAGGTGGAACTTCTCACAGGGGAACTGGATGGCAAGCATTCAGCTATGATGAAAGTAGAAAGCCTAAAATATGATTTAGAGAGGGAAAGGGAGGAACTTTTAGAGGAAATAGAGAGACTCCAAGATCTAAATGAAGACCTAGAGAGGATAAATAGTGACATCAAAAAGGAAAACAATGATAAAGACGGTGACATAGCAAAGCTAAAGGACGAGGTTGCCGACAAAGAATGGAAAATCAATCACATTGAAAATCTGCTGGATGCTCAGGCCGGCGAAAAGGATGTTAACGAAAACTTGAAAGAATATATCAACAATCTGGAATTTAAAATCGAGGAATTGAATGAAGACATACAGAAACTCAAAGAAGAAAATAGGGAAAAGGACTATGAAATAGAAGGACTAAAAGACGAAAATCAATTGGTGGTCATCAGTTTGCAAAACCATATTGATGAAATCAGCGAGATTAATAAAAAGGTGGAGACAATGGAGAATATCCAAGATGAGTTAAATAATCAAGTAGAGATCCTCGAAGAACAAAATGCTGAACATGTTAGAGAGATAGAAAGATTACAAGACGAGAACTTTGATCACGAAGGTCGAATTGAAAGTTTGGCAAGACAAGTGGAACTTCTCACAGGGGAACTGGATGGCAAGCATTCAGCTATGTTGAAAATAGAAAGCCTAAAATATGATTTAGAGAGGGAAAGGGAGGAACTTTTAAAGGAAATAGAGAGACTCCGAGAGCTGAATGAGGACCTAGAGAGGATAAATAGTGACATCAAAAAGGAAAACAATGATAAAGACGGTGACATTGAAAAGCTAAAGGACGAGGTTGCCGACAAAGAATGGAAAATCAATCACATTGAAAATCTGCTGGATGCTCAGGCCGTTGAAAAGGATATTAACGCAAACTTGAAAGAATACATCAACGAATTGGAAATTAAAATCAAGGAATTGAGTGAAGATATAATGAAACTCAAAGAAGAAAATAGGGAAAAGGACAATGAAATAGGACTAAAATATGATTTAGAGAGGGAAAGGAATGAACTTTTAGAGGAAATAGGGAGACTTCAAGATCTGAATGAAGACCTAGAGTGGGTAAATTACCAAAAGAAATATGAAGTAGAAAGACTTCAGCGAGGGAAATCCCAGTTGGAATCAGAGATCTTCACTCTGCGAAATGAAATACAGATTGtcataaatgaaaaagataaacaTGAAAATCTTGTAGCAGTAGTGGAAATACAGAAAAATGAGTTAGAATCTGAAATCAGACATTTAAATAAACAGATAGAAAAACTTGAATGGCAAAGGGACGATAACCGAGACGTGATGGAATTTTTGGAGGGGGAGATAAGAAAACAGAAATACGAGATTGTTGGGTTAGAAAGGGCCAGAAATGAACTGGCCGATGACGTGTTTAGGTTAGAACAGGAAAACAAAATAAAGGAGCAACGTCTGAAAGAATATTCAGAGAAAATCGAGATACTGGAAATGGAGCAAGAGGAAATGGAGATTACAATTGTCAATTTGCGTTCAGAAATACAAATTAACATAAACGAAAAGAACAATATTCTGGTAGAAGTGGAACTACAGAAAAATGAATTAGAATCTAAAATCAGTTACTTAAATGGACAGATAGAAAAACTTGAATGGCAAAGGGACGAAAACAGAGACGTGATGGAATTTTTGGAGGGGGAGATCAGAAAACAGAAATACGAGATTGTTGGGTTAGAAAGGGCCAGAAATGAACTGGCCGATGAAGTGTATTGGCTAGAACAGGAAAACAAAATAAAGGAGCAACGTCTGAaggagttttcagaaaaaatgGAAGATAACGAACGTGAGATTAACCATTTAAAGGAAATGAACGAGATGCTAAATGATAATTTCCAAATGATGGAGAATATGAACGGTGATGGTAACGGATGCTCCGAACTACAGAACAAGGTCATCGAACTTCAGATGGATGTACAAATACTGACTGAAATGAAGATggagaagataaaagaaaatgacagAATAAGAGGACAATTGGAGGAGAGAGACAGTAAGATTGAACGTCTGAAAAATAAGATTTCCGAGcttaaagaagaaatagaaattttgAAGAATGAGGGATACGGCTATTAA